The following are encoded in a window of Acipenser ruthenus chromosome 26, fAciRut3.2 maternal haplotype, whole genome shotgun sequence genomic DNA:
- the LOC117430862 gene encoding protein sprouty homolog 3-like: MMEPDLVDLQQVQVLSIDQIRSIRAHNNYVDRPITSTTQSNPSISQQHQKIEWTQERQDLHRSQSHHHHPHHSHQTPSSTVSSVSWSSTASEQRLLAGLTPSHSGPVIIRIQPKGEIKPEDLVKGVVDSPDLSRHLFICERCGKCKCEECSTPRTLPSCWLCGQRCLCSLENAVEYGTCLCCVKGIFYHCSSDDEDNCADQPCSCSQGQACSRWTTMGLLSVFLPCLCCYLPAKGCLKLCQRSYDRAKRPGCRCSNTNTVCRKISSSSGPTPFPKTLQKPV, from the coding sequence ATGATGGAGCCAGACCTGGTGGACCTGCAGCAGGTGCAGGTTCTTTCCATCGACCAGATCCGCTCCATCAGGGCCCATAATAACTATGTGGACCGGCCCATAACATCCACTACCCAGTCCAACCCGTCCATCTCTCAGCAGCATCAGAAAATTGAGTGGACCCAGGAACGGCAAGATCTCCACCGAAGCCAAAGCCATCACCACCATCCTCATCACAGCCACCAAACCCCATCCAGCACAGTTAGTTCAGTTTCCTGGAGCAGCACAGCGTCCGAACAGAGATTGCTGGCTGGCCTTACCCCTTCTCATTCTGGCCCTGTCATTATCCGGATTCAGCCCAAGGGTGAAATAAAGCCAGAAGATCTGGTGAAAGGTGTGGTGGACAGTCCAGACCTTAGCCGGCACCTCTTTATCTGTGAGCGCTGTGGGAAATGTAAGTGTGAGGAGTGCAGCACCCCTCGAACCCTTCCATCCTGCTGGCTCTGTGGACAAAGGTGTCTCTGCTCCCTGGAGAACGCTGTGGAGTATGGCACCTGTCTCTGCTGTGTTAAGGGAATCTTCTACCACTGTTCCAGCGACGATGAAGACAACTGTGCTGACCAGCCCTGCTCTTGCAGCCAGGGCCAGGCTTGCTCCCGTTGGACAACCATGGGCCTCCTCTCTGTCTTTTTGCCTTGTCTTTGCTGTTACCTCCCTGCTAAGGGCTGCCTCAAGCTCTGCCAAAGAAGCTACGACCGGGCTAAGAGGCCTGGCTGCCGCTGCAGCAACACCAATACGGTTTGTCGGAAgatctcctcctcctcaggcCCAACACCCTTCCCAAAAACTCTGCAGAAGCCTGTATGA
- the LOC117430382 gene encoding SLAIN motif-containing protein-like isoform X1 yields the protein MVVPENATEIQPLGHSAATELGGGPGPGFEADQNQSVPELEEVRKLQDLVRRLEIQNQQLRNRGGKSMGANSNLTAAGNINDRTMGDVTLTEGVANKTVPLRPDGNINLSNIVTNLDVHLHDSNSSVDKLTNLEHVNGLEVDQCDNVNNYLNLPRSNSEVSYDKDSSTTDLTNCEGDPGAEEKLDQSALDEVEVLNLEDGDEDEEDSWLYVSPMKKLLAEQRPESPLKWCRQVLDHPSQETEAACRTLMGRLDQTTRWKNIYSSPSQCASSSTSEVGCASNALNSPGYLKSTNKSLLTCGSSGYMSMHSALSSQSSVDSEQSTSDDSISMGYKLQDLTDVQIMARLQEESLRQDYASSSASVSRRSSSASLHSLRRGTYSDQEFDTYSLEDEEEDYSLSYRSNYRYSPSPLSSPRCQSPSAMAEYSRATAPHARPPRRSLQGPVPELVKSAKNEDDMRRSMPNLARTSLRSLEAVRNSRSVESNLQGPGSRISRLQHTSTGLPSSKLRGPSTSSQSPLSVRAPVKAVGYAGSMGASRQPLKAAAGLGGPSGVSCRVQSPTCSSSGSTGGVSSTSRNTGVGGKQTPGRTHTSLGGPTGSPRGRLPQPSRRSLGLTKTCSPVRDESWKDGCY from the exons ATGGTGGTTCCCGAGAATGCCACTGAGATACAGCCACTAGGTCACAGTGCTGCGACTGAGCTGGGAGGTGGACCGGGTCCTGGGTTTGAGGCTGACCAGAATCAGTCTGTGCCAGAACTGGAGGAGGTCCGCAAGCTGCAGGACCTGGTGAGGAGGTTGGAGATCCAGAACCAGCAGCTCAGGAACCGGGGAGGGAAGAGCATGGGGGCTAACAGCAACCTTACAGCGGCAGGCAACATAAATGACAGGACCATGGGGGACGTCACATTAACTGAGGGGGTTGCAAACAAAACTGTCCCATTACGGCCTGATGGGAATATTAACTTAAGCAATATCGTCACAAACTTGGATGTGCACCTTCATGACAGCAATAGCAGTGTAGATAAGTTGACCAACCTAGAGCATGTCAATGGATTGGAGGTGGACCAATGTGACAATGTCAACAACTATTTGAACCTGCCAAGGAGTAACAGCGAGGTGTCCTATGACAAGGATTCGTCCACAACAGATTTGACAAACTGTGAAGGAGATCCTGGTGCTGAGGAGAAACTGGACCAGTCCGCTCTGGATGAGGTGGAAGTTTTGAACCTGGAGGATGGTGATGAGGATGAAGAAGATAGTTG GTTGTATGTGTCTCCCATGAAGAAGCTTTTAGCAGAACAGAGACCCGAGAGCCCTCTGAAGTGGTGCCGTCAGGTCCTGGACCACCCCAGCCAAGAGACTGAAGCAGCTTGCCGCACCCTCATGGGTCGCCTTGATCAGA CGACCCGATGGAAGAACATTTACAGCAGCCCATCTCAGTGTGCTTCTAGCTCCACCTCAGAAGTGGGCTGTGCTAGCAATGCCTTAAACTCTCCTGGGTATCTCAAATCGACTAACAAATCACTACTAACCTGTGGCAGCTCAG GCTACATGAGCATGCACTCTGCCCTGAGTTCCCAGTCCTCTGTTGACAGCGAGCAGAGCACCTCTGATGACTCCATCTCAATGGGATACAAACTGCAAGACCTCACTGACGTACAGATTATGGCTCGCTTACAAGAAGAaa GCCTGCGTCAAGACTACGCCTCTAGCTCTGCCTCAGTGTCTCGACGTAGCTCCAGTGCCTCATTGCACTCACTACGCAGGGGAACTTACAGTGACCAGGAGTTCGATACCTACAGCCTGGAGGACGAAGAGGAGGATTACTCATTGTCTTACCGCAGCAACTACCGCTACTCCCCCTCCCCACTCAGCTCCCCTCGCTGCCAGTCTCCCAGTGCCATGGCGGAGTACAGCAGAGCCACTGCCCCGCATGCCCGACCCCCACGTAGATCCCTTCAGGGACCTGTCCCCGAGCTGGTCAAATCTGCCAAGAATGAAG ATGACATGCGGCGCAGCATGCCCAACCTGGCCCGCACCAGCCTGCGCTCCCTGGAAGCAGTGAGGAACAGTCGCAGCGTGGAGTCCAACCTGCAAGGGCCCGGCAGCCGAATCTCCCGCTTGCAGCACACCTCCACAG GTTTGCCTTCCAGTAAGCTGCGTGGCCCCTCTACTAGTAGCCAGTCACCGTTGTCAGTCCGTGCACCTGTCAAAGCTGTAGGATATGCAGGCTCTATGGGGGCATCCAGGCAGCCTCTGAAAGCAGCAGCAGGCTTAGGGGGCCCTTCTGGGGTGAGCTGCAGGGTTCAGTCACCCACCTGCTCCAGTTCAGGCTCCACAGGAGGAGTCTCGTCCACCAGCAGGAACACTGGAGTTGGGGGAAAGCAAACCCCTGGCCGAACCCATACCTCCCTTGGGGGTCCCACAGGCTCACCCAGGGGAAGGCTGCCCCAGCCATCCAGGAG gTCTCTGGGCTTAACGAAAACCTGCAGCCCCGTCAGAGATGAGTCCTGGAAGGATGGATGTTACTGA
- the LOC117430382 gene encoding SLAIN motif-containing protein-like isoform X2 produces the protein MVVPENATEIQPLGHSAATELGGGPGPGFEADQNQSVPELEEVRKLQDLVRRLEIQNQQLRNRGGKSMGANSNLTAAGNINDRTMGDVTLTEGVANKTVPLRPDGNINLSNIVTNLDVHLHDSNSSVDKLTNLEHVNGLEVDQCDNVNNYLNLPRSNSEVSYDKDSSTTDLTNCEGDPGAEEKLDQSALDEVEVLNLEDGDEDEEDSWLYVSPMKKLLAEQRPESPLKWCRQVLDHPSQETEAACRTLMGRLDQSYMSMHSALSSQSSVDSEQSTSDDSISMGYKLQDLTDVQIMARLQEESLRQDYASSSASVSRRSSSASLHSLRRGTYSDQEFDTYSLEDEEEDYSLSYRSNYRYSPSPLSSPRCQSPSAMAEYSRATAPHARPPRRSLQGPVPELVKSAKNEDDMRRSMPNLARTSLRSLEAVRNSRSVESNLQGPGSRISRLQHTSTGLPSSKLRGPSTSSQSPLSVRAPVKAVGYAGSMGASRQPLKAAAGLGGPSGVSCRVQSPTCSSSGSTGGVSSTSRNTGVGGKQTPGRTHTSLGGPTGSPRGRLPQPSRRSLGLTKTCSPVRDESWKDGCY, from the exons ATGGTGGTTCCCGAGAATGCCACTGAGATACAGCCACTAGGTCACAGTGCTGCGACTGAGCTGGGAGGTGGACCGGGTCCTGGGTTTGAGGCTGACCAGAATCAGTCTGTGCCAGAACTGGAGGAGGTCCGCAAGCTGCAGGACCTGGTGAGGAGGTTGGAGATCCAGAACCAGCAGCTCAGGAACCGGGGAGGGAAGAGCATGGGGGCTAACAGCAACCTTACAGCGGCAGGCAACATAAATGACAGGACCATGGGGGACGTCACATTAACTGAGGGGGTTGCAAACAAAACTGTCCCATTACGGCCTGATGGGAATATTAACTTAAGCAATATCGTCACAAACTTGGATGTGCACCTTCATGACAGCAATAGCAGTGTAGATAAGTTGACCAACCTAGAGCATGTCAATGGATTGGAGGTGGACCAATGTGACAATGTCAACAACTATTTGAACCTGCCAAGGAGTAACAGCGAGGTGTCCTATGACAAGGATTCGTCCACAACAGATTTGACAAACTGTGAAGGAGATCCTGGTGCTGAGGAGAAACTGGACCAGTCCGCTCTGGATGAGGTGGAAGTTTTGAACCTGGAGGATGGTGATGAGGATGAAGAAGATAGTTG GTTGTATGTGTCTCCCATGAAGAAGCTTTTAGCAGAACAGAGACCCGAGAGCCCTCTGAAGTGGTGCCGTCAGGTCCTGGACCACCCCAGCCAAGAGACTGAAGCAGCTTGCCGCACCCTCATGGGTCGCCTTGATCAGA GCTACATGAGCATGCACTCTGCCCTGAGTTCCCAGTCCTCTGTTGACAGCGAGCAGAGCACCTCTGATGACTCCATCTCAATGGGATACAAACTGCAAGACCTCACTGACGTACAGATTATGGCTCGCTTACAAGAAGAaa GCCTGCGTCAAGACTACGCCTCTAGCTCTGCCTCAGTGTCTCGACGTAGCTCCAGTGCCTCATTGCACTCACTACGCAGGGGAACTTACAGTGACCAGGAGTTCGATACCTACAGCCTGGAGGACGAAGAGGAGGATTACTCATTGTCTTACCGCAGCAACTACCGCTACTCCCCCTCCCCACTCAGCTCCCCTCGCTGCCAGTCTCCCAGTGCCATGGCGGAGTACAGCAGAGCCACTGCCCCGCATGCCCGACCCCCACGTAGATCCCTTCAGGGACCTGTCCCCGAGCTGGTCAAATCTGCCAAGAATGAAG ATGACATGCGGCGCAGCATGCCCAACCTGGCCCGCACCAGCCTGCGCTCCCTGGAAGCAGTGAGGAACAGTCGCAGCGTGGAGTCCAACCTGCAAGGGCCCGGCAGCCGAATCTCCCGCTTGCAGCACACCTCCACAG GTTTGCCTTCCAGTAAGCTGCGTGGCCCCTCTACTAGTAGCCAGTCACCGTTGTCAGTCCGTGCACCTGTCAAAGCTGTAGGATATGCAGGCTCTATGGGGGCATCCAGGCAGCCTCTGAAAGCAGCAGCAGGCTTAGGGGGCCCTTCTGGGGTGAGCTGCAGGGTTCAGTCACCCACCTGCTCCAGTTCAGGCTCCACAGGAGGAGTCTCGTCCACCAGCAGGAACACTGGAGTTGGGGGAAAGCAAACCCCTGGCCGAACCCATACCTCCCTTGGGGGTCCCACAGGCTCACCCAGGGGAAGGCTGCCCCAGCCATCCAGGAG gTCTCTGGGCTTAACGAAAACCTGCAGCCCCGTCAGAGATGAGTCCTGGAAGGATGGATGTTACTGA